One region of Metallosphaera sedula DSM 5348 genomic DNA includes:
- a CDS encoding DUF460 domain-containing protein produces MRVMGIDIERGSPNSTEQPRYSVVILDENGETVVKVEDVTRSRLVRLAWEYDVSLLGTDNIYELGSNDKEVISLLSLLPEKLEVVQVTVKNGVFLDLKDVAKEYGIEIQGKPTPSRTAFIVATLALKGAGTKIKFVENRTKIIISKGRRSGPGGMSSNRYKRHLRGLVLRVFRRVKEELDRHNFDYDVVVRRTKAGMEGAMFIVYAPRESLYGLVKKMSGHDVNLEIRAYYRDRIEFVDTKRVSQRPVIVGLDPGLEVGISILDMYGNPVLLTTKRGIDRESVIELVLEKGTPALIATDVNPVPDTVKKMSAILKARLYVPERSLSVDEKQALLDEYSTKFGIHVSDPHIRDSLAAAIVAYRDVERKLRQAEGMIGRFGIDIDRNNVFRCVVNGGTIAECIENEIEKKISVPQNAGIVKQEVKTEHNEKLAEENTLLKQELIRLNRTVSRLIHEKEMLERRVEEIKRLYNAELDRDRRVEELKRILEQKNKEIIKLKELSQAESESLAKLSSIIEKLVKNEVTVVRGYLKGLEVRDGQLYFGEWRISNDLAEYVGRDFALIDERLIKDLNLLKKEKEISREMSEDLLKRLVEEYRSSRSRIA; encoded by the coding sequence ATGAGGGTAATGGGTATCGACATAGAGAGGGGGTCGCCCAATTCCACGGAACAGCCTAGATACTCAGTGGTAATTCTAGACGAAAACGGAGAAACAGTGGTTAAGGTCGAAGATGTAACTAGGAGTAGGTTAGTAAGACTGGCCTGGGAGTACGACGTCTCACTTCTTGGAACTGACAACATTTACGAGCTAGGTAGCAACGACAAGGAAGTAATATCGCTTCTATCCCTGTTACCCGAGAAACTGGAGGTAGTTCAGGTTACAGTAAAGAACGGCGTCTTCCTCGACCTAAAGGATGTAGCTAAGGAGTACGGTATTGAGATTCAGGGGAAGCCGACTCCGTCCAGGACTGCCTTTATCGTGGCGACCCTAGCTCTCAAGGGGGCAGGGACCAAGATAAAGTTCGTTGAAAACAGGACCAAAATCATCATTTCCAAGGGGAGAAGATCAGGACCAGGGGGAATGAGCTCCAATAGATACAAGAGGCATCTGAGGGGATTGGTGCTCAGGGTTTTTAGAAGAGTGAAGGAAGAACTGGACAGACACAACTTTGACTATGACGTGGTTGTCAGGAGAACTAAGGCTGGAATGGAAGGGGCTATGTTCATTGTTTATGCCCCAAGGGAGAGCCTATACGGTCTAGTCAAGAAAATGAGTGGACACGACGTTAATCTCGAGATCAGGGCCTACTATAGGGATAGAATTGAGTTTGTGGACACTAAGAGGGTTTCCCAGAGACCTGTTATAGTAGGGTTAGATCCAGGTCTGGAAGTTGGAATCTCGATCCTCGACATGTACGGAAATCCTGTACTCCTCACTACCAAGAGGGGAATTGACAGGGAGTCTGTGATAGAGCTCGTTCTAGAGAAGGGGACCCCAGCCCTCATTGCCACAGACGTTAATCCAGTGCCAGACACGGTAAAGAAGATGAGCGCAATTCTGAAGGCTAGACTCTACGTTCCTGAGAGGTCGCTTTCGGTGGACGAAAAACAAGCTCTCCTTGACGAATATTCCACGAAGTTTGGAATTCACGTAAGCGACCCGCACATAAGGGATTCCCTAGCTGCTGCCATTGTTGCGTATAGGGACGTAGAGAGGAAACTCAGGCAGGCTGAGGGCATGATAGGTAGGTTTGGAATAGACATAGACAGAAACAACGTGTTCAGGTGCGTTGTAAACGGGGGAACCATTGCCGAATGCATTGAGAACGAGATAGAGAAGAAGATATCTGTTCCGCAAAACGCCGGTATAGTAAAACAGGAAGTAAAGACTGAACACAACGAGAAGTTGGCTGAGGAGAACACATTGCTCAAGCAGGAGTTAATCAGACTCAACAGGACAGTGTCTAGGTTAATTCATGAAAAGGAGATGCTTGAGAGGAGGGTCGAGGAAATAAAGAGGCTTTACAATGCTGAACTGGACAGGGATAGGCGAGTGGAGGAACTGAAAAGGATACTGGAGCAGAAGAACAAGGAGATAATCAAATTGAAGGAACTATCTCAGGCAGAATCGGAATCACTGGCTAAGCTTTCCTCAATTATCGAGAAACTGGTGAAGAATGAGGTCACAGTGGTGAGGGGATACCTGAAGGGGTTGGAGGTTAGGGATGGCCAACTGTATTTTGGAGAATGGAGAATAAGCAACGATCTGGCAGAGTACGTGGGGAGAGATTTCGCCCTAATTGACGAGCGCCTCATTAAGGATCTAAACCTTCTTAAGAAGGAGAAGGAAATAAGCCGTGAAATGAGTGAAGACCTGCTAAAAAGATTGGTCGAAGAATACAGATCTTCAAGGTCTAGAATAGCATAA
- a CDS encoding CBS domain-containing protein has product MEEIVKDYMKTEVISVEKGATLRQITKIMTEKNVGSVIITENGKPIGIVTERDVVRAIGKDHKLDDKVDDIMTVSLITVREDSPITGALSLMRTYNIRHLPVISEDGKLTGIISIRDVAKALDDMFES; this is encoded by the coding sequence ATGGAAGAGATCGTCAAAGACTATATGAAAACTGAAGTTATTTCCGTGGAAAAAGGAGCCACATTAAGGCAGATAACTAAGATAATGACTGAGAAGAACGTTGGCTCAGTCATTATAACCGAGAACGGTAAGCCGATTGGCATAGTTACTGAAAGAGATGTAGTCAGGGCCATTGGTAAGGACCACAAGCTTGACGATAAGGTTGATGATATAATGACCGTGTCGCTAATCACCGTGAGAGAAGACTCACCTATTACTGGAGCTCTCAGTCTAATGAGAACCTATAACATAAGACACCTCCCTGTTATTAGTGAGGACGGTAAACTCACTGGTATAATCTCTATTAGGGACGTAGCTAAAGCCTTGGATGACATGTTTGAATCCTGA
- a CDS encoding ArsR/SmtB family transcription factor has translation MELVVSDVEDVVRVTEALSSVTRVNILRLIAEGEKSITDLSEELHMTKGNVSSQVALLESSGLVEVRYTEGNKGLKKLIKAKYSRIIISLVPDDGPEETKE, from the coding sequence ATGGAACTGGTGGTCTCTGACGTTGAGGACGTAGTTAGAGTCACTGAGGCTCTCTCATCCGTTACCAGGGTCAACATTCTCAGACTGATAGCCGAGGGGGAAAAGAGCATCACGGACCTGAGCGAAGAACTGCATATGACTAAGGGAAACGTTAGCTCTCAAGTTGCGTTACTGGAGAGCTCAGGGTTAGTGGAGGTGAGATACACCGAGGGAAACAAGGGGTTGAAAAAATTGATCAAAGCCAAGTACTCCAGGATAATTATCTCCCTAGTTCCCGACGACGGCCCTGAGGAAACCAAGGAATAG
- the hxlB gene encoding 6-phospho-3-hexuloisomerase, whose protein sequence is MYDIAEFILRSVELISPDQTEKMVDTLARFYENKGGKVLVMGAGRSGLVGRAFAMRLLHLGYNAYVLGETIVPAIRENDLAIAISGSGRTKLIVTAAEAAKDAKATLVALTSYYDSPLGRIADVVVEIPGRTKYSQNEDYFARQILGITEPLAPLGTLFEDTTQVFLDGIVAELMMRLKKTEEDLRRVHANIEL, encoded by the coding sequence ATGTATGACATCGCGGAATTTATCTTGAGGTCTGTGGAACTCATAAGCCCTGATCAAACCGAGAAAATGGTAGATACGCTAGCTAGGTTTTACGAGAACAAGGGAGGCAAAGTTCTTGTCATGGGGGCTGGGAGGAGTGGACTTGTAGGCAGGGCCTTTGCCATGAGGCTTCTTCATTTAGGGTATAATGCTTATGTCCTGGGTGAAACCATAGTCCCAGCCATAAGGGAGAACGATCTAGCTATAGCCATATCTGGATCAGGAAGAACCAAGCTAATAGTTACTGCAGCTGAGGCAGCAAAGGATGCTAAGGCAACCCTGGTAGCCTTAACCAGCTATTACGATAGCCCCCTTGGGAGGATTGCAGATGTGGTGGTGGAGATTCCTGGAAGAACCAAATACTCTCAAAATGAGGATTACTTCGCTAGGCAAATCTTAGGTATAACCGAACCTCTAGCACCTCTTGGTACACTGTTTGAGGACACTACCCAGGTCTTCCTAGATGGTATAGTAGCTGAATTAATGATGAGATTGAAGAAGACAGAGGAAGATCTTAGGAGAGTTCATGCCAATATAGAGCTCTAA
- a CDS encoding RIO1 family regulatory kinase/ATPase domain-containing protein, which yields MNSLTLAERVAVTDKVDYLILKYLIEKREKFEYVPQSVLKENLSLTEREAQISLLRLIKNGAVTKKRIRGEDSFSITFTGLDIVATKSLYSKKVIKSLGITIGEGKESRVMFGYDHEDNTLAIKYHRIGRKSFKKRISNFPSKNWVSMTLENAKREYEALQCVKNNMGYVPTPITFTTNAVAMEYFEGTPLYRAELSDPEKVLDAILGTMRIAYVYCKGLTHGDLSQFNVLVSKDEDVRVIDWPQATRDEDVLIGDVTRILSFFEKEYSLERDLEEVLDYVKGYS from the coding sequence ATGAACTCTCTTACCTTAGCTGAAAGAGTAGCCGTCACAGACAAGGTGGATTACCTTATCCTCAAGTACCTCATCGAGAAGAGGGAAAAGTTTGAGTACGTTCCACAGAGCGTTCTTAAGGAGAACCTATCCCTTACGGAGAGAGAGGCCCAGATAAGCTTATTGAGGCTCATCAAGAACGGCGCAGTCACTAAGAAAAGAATTAGAGGAGAAGACTCCTTTTCCATCACGTTCACAGGCCTGGACATTGTGGCAACCAAGTCCCTCTACTCCAAGAAAGTGATCAAGAGCCTTGGAATAACCATTGGTGAAGGGAAGGAAAGCAGGGTTATGTTCGGATACGACCACGAAGATAACACTCTAGCCATAAAGTATCACAGAATAGGGAGGAAGAGCTTCAAGAAAAGGATCAGTAACTTCCCCAGTAAGAACTGGGTATCCATGACCTTGGAGAACGCTAAAAGGGAGTATGAGGCCCTCCAGTGCGTCAAGAACAACATGGGTTACGTCCCAACTCCAATAACCTTCACGACAAACGCTGTGGCCATGGAGTACTTCGAGGGAACTCCCCTATATAGAGCGGAACTAAGTGACCCTGAGAAGGTACTAGATGCGATCCTCGGAACCATGAGAATTGCCTACGTTTACTGTAAGGGATTAACCCACGGCGATCTAAGCCAGTTCAACGTTTTGGTGAGCAAGGATGAGGACGTAAGGGTTATAGATTGGCCACAGGCTACCAGGGATGAAGACGTCTTGATAGGCGACGTCACTAGGATATTATCCTTCTTCGAAAAGGAGTATTCCCTTGAGAGAGACCTTGAGGAGGTTTTGGACTACGTAAAGGGATATTCATGA
- a CDS encoding methionine adenosyltransferase — MKNINIESFRTLEPDSLPVELAERKGTGHPDYIADSASEEASRKLSLYYLKTYGTILHHNLDKTLLVGGQASPKFKGGDVIHPIYIVVAGRATTEVRTNDGVDNVPVGTIIVESVKNWIRENFRYLDAEKHVIVDYKIGKGSADLVGIFDKGRKSVPLSNDTSFGVGFAPYSKLEQLVFQTERMLNSKKVKTELPEVGEDIKVMGLRRGKEVTLTIAMAAISPLIEDKNHYISVKEQVKEKVLDLASQIAPDLSVKVNVNTGDREDQGILYLTVTGTSAEHGDDGMTGRGNRGIGLITPMRPMSLEATAGKNPVNHVGKLYNIVANLIAKKASEQVKDVRNVQIEVLGQIGRPINDPLIVNVEVATHSGTITSDTKAEISGIAEEYLDSFDKITQMILEGKVMLF; from the coding sequence ATGAAAAACATCAACATTGAGTCATTTAGAACTTTGGAACCAGATTCCTTACCTGTAGAATTGGCCGAAAGGAAAGGAACAGGACACCCAGACTACATAGCTGATTCAGCCTCAGAAGAGGCTAGCAGGAAGCTATCGCTTTACTACCTAAAGACATACGGAACTATACTTCATCATAACTTGGATAAGACCCTTCTTGTAGGAGGTCAGGCCTCTCCAAAATTCAAGGGCGGAGATGTCATTCATCCTATTTACATTGTGGTAGCTGGTAGAGCCACTACAGAAGTGAGGACCAATGATGGCGTGGATAACGTTCCAGTGGGTACAATAATCGTCGAGAGCGTCAAGAACTGGATAAGGGAGAATTTCAGGTATCTAGATGCGGAGAAGCACGTTATAGTTGATTATAAGATAGGAAAGGGTTCAGCGGATTTGGTGGGCATATTTGACAAGGGCAGGAAATCAGTTCCTCTCTCCAATGATACAAGTTTTGGAGTAGGTTTCGCACCTTACTCGAAGCTGGAACAGTTAGTATTCCAGACAGAGAGAATGCTCAACTCTAAGAAGGTGAAGACCGAGCTTCCGGAGGTTGGTGAGGACATAAAGGTGATGGGACTCAGGAGAGGGAAGGAGGTCACGCTTACCATAGCCATGGCAGCCATAAGTCCCCTCATTGAGGATAAGAACCACTATATCTCCGTGAAGGAACAGGTAAAGGAAAAGGTACTGGATCTAGCCTCTCAAATAGCTCCGGATCTTAGCGTTAAAGTAAACGTGAACACAGGTGATAGGGAAGACCAGGGAATACTTTATCTAACCGTAACTGGCACCTCAGCTGAGCATGGAGATGACGGGATGACTGGGAGAGGAAACAGGGGTATAGGGCTCATAACTCCCATGAGGCCAATGTCTCTTGAGGCGACTGCTGGTAAGAATCCAGTTAATCACGTGGGTAAGCTCTACAACATAGTGGCTAACCTTATTGCTAAGAAGGCCTCAGAGCAGGTTAAGGATGTTAGGAACGTGCAGATAGAGGTTCTGGGTCAAATAGGTAGGCCAATAAACGACCCTCTCATTGTCAACGTGGAAGTTGCGACTCATTCTGGAACCATAACATCTGATACAAAGGCCGAGATATCAGGAATTGCAGAGGAGTATTTAGATTCATTCGACAAGATAACCCAAATGATACTTGAAGGAAAGGTTATGCTATTCTAG
- a CDS encoding CTP synthase, with the protein MTKYIVVTGGVLSSVGKGTVSASLGLILKNMGYNVSIIKVDPYINVDAGTMNPYMHGEVFVTEDGAETDLDLGHYERFLNINTSKHNNITAGKVYFEVIRKEREGKYMGQTVQIIPHVTDEIKAMVRKVGEVEKADIVIVEVGGTVGDIEGLPFLEAMRELRLEEEEHNVIFVHVALVEYLSVTGELKTKPLQHSVQELRRIGIQPDIVIARSIIELDEDTKRKIALFTNVRPEYIFSSYDVETAYEVPLILQRQGLGARVTSKLGLPQKTPDFGEWEKFVYSVKRKEGKRVKIALVGKYTKLKDSYLSIKEAIYHASAHLGVIPELLWIESSDLERENPEAILKQAEGIIVLPGFGSRGTEGKIKAINYARVNNVPFLGICFGLQLAVVEFARNVVGLQGAHSTEIDPNAPHPVVTLLDEQKKVTQFGGTMRLGAQRISLVRGTLAHSIYGKDVIYERHRHRYEVNPSYVDLLQKHGLTISGISDNGLVEMIELKDHRFFIATQAHPEFKSRPLNPAPLFLGFLRAVVGN; encoded by the coding sequence GTGACAAAATACATCGTAGTGACCGGCGGAGTTCTTTCCAGTGTTGGCAAGGGTACTGTTTCAGCCTCGTTAGGGCTCATCCTAAAAAACATGGGTTATAACGTGAGTATAATCAAGGTGGATCCCTACATTAACGTTGATGCAGGGACAATGAACCCCTATATGCATGGTGAGGTCTTCGTTACAGAGGACGGTGCTGAGACTGACCTGGATCTGGGTCACTACGAGAGATTCCTTAACATTAACACAAGCAAGCACAACAATATAACCGCTGGGAAGGTCTATTTCGAGGTCATAAGAAAGGAAAGAGAAGGTAAGTACATGGGCCAGACGGTCCAGATTATCCCTCACGTGACAGACGAAATCAAGGCTATGGTCAGGAAAGTCGGTGAAGTGGAGAAGGCTGACATAGTGATAGTTGAGGTAGGAGGGACCGTTGGGGACATCGAGGGACTGCCGTTCCTTGAGGCCATGAGGGAACTCAGACTAGAGGAGGAAGAGCATAACGTAATATTCGTCCATGTAGCCCTTGTGGAGTACCTTTCTGTTACTGGGGAACTAAAGACAAAGCCTCTACAGCACAGCGTTCAAGAGCTCAGGAGGATAGGGATACAGCCAGATATAGTTATTGCTAGATCCATAATAGAGCTTGACGAGGATACCAAGAGGAAGATCGCGCTTTTCACCAATGTAAGGCCTGAGTACATATTCTCGAGCTATGACGTGGAAACGGCATACGAGGTACCGCTCATTCTCCAGAGACAGGGACTAGGGGCAAGGGTCACATCTAAGCTTGGACTCCCACAAAAAACTCCTGATTTTGGAGAGTGGGAGAAATTTGTGTACTCGGTAAAGAGGAAAGAAGGTAAAAGGGTAAAGATAGCCCTTGTGGGAAAATACACAAAGCTCAAGGATAGTTACCTTAGTATAAAGGAGGCAATATATCACGCCTCTGCTCACCTTGGCGTGATTCCTGAACTACTTTGGATCGAGTCGTCGGACCTGGAGAGGGAGAACCCAGAGGCAATACTGAAACAGGCAGAAGGTATCATAGTATTGCCTGGATTCGGCTCCAGGGGTACAGAGGGAAAGATCAAGGCAATTAACTACGCTAGGGTTAATAACGTTCCCTTCCTAGGAATATGCTTCGGGTTACAACTGGCAGTGGTTGAGTTTGCCAGGAACGTTGTGGGTCTTCAGGGTGCACATAGCACGGAAATAGACCCTAACGCTCCCCATCCAGTGGTGACCCTGTTAGATGAGCAGAAAAAGGTTACGCAATTTGGCGGAACAATGAGGTTGGGAGCCCAGAGGATAAGCCTAGTTCGAGGAACCCTGGCCCACTCAATTTACGGGAAGGACGTAATCTACGAAAGGCATAGGCACAGGTATGAGGTGAACCCCTCCTACGTGGATCTACTTCAGAAGCACGGGTTAACAATCTCAGGAATTAGTGACAATGGTCTTGTGGAGATGATAGAGCTTAAGGATCACAGATTCTTCATAGCTACCCAGGCCCACCCCGAGTTCAAGAGTAGGCCCTTAAATCCAGCTCCCCTATTCCTTGGTTTCCTCAGGGCCGTCGTCGGGAACTAG
- a CDS encoding MATE family efflux transporter, which translates to MSKSKPGLVKIGIFSLALRLIGSPISFLFSLVVARYLSAISVETFGAWQFIFVLVTGYFTIPGDLLSNITSRYTAEGKPVGGILFIDMITAVISSVIYVALVPYFVSISHYDEPIYFYLGVLLIFTIFFMKASNAISLGRGPRVNAIAALTFQLIRLGVAVYGLLILRLSIEAVILAYMLGYIAQIGINMFFVKANFRRDLHVAFMALRKSVVFMIPYIQYILEATLTWVAVFLVRNTVPVSYFESALIISNLVIWSTGAFSGLIPKLSETKDPSVIETSLKLFSLASSLFLLLALADGLPLLYLLRPEYVAAYISLIILSISNLLRGFFQIFYTSVYMNDQTLSVESREELKGHLARLAKRNSILSVIGTGIAIGLMGFLYLSHVTDPAIYSASMSLGLLINSVAILVSAFQSSKELYNFHFPIPEVSVPVASSLVIGLFLMFYPILPIHGSRFIQDIYIMAERAGLALIPFIVVNLALNKYSRQIVSGAIGVIKPVLSSTRNR; encoded by the coding sequence TTGAGCAAATCTAAGCCAGGCTTAGTGAAAATTGGTATTTTCAGTTTAGCTCTCAGGTTAATTGGTTCTCCTATCTCTTTCCTTTTCTCTCTTGTTGTTGCCAGATACCTATCGGCCATTTCGGTGGAGACATTTGGGGCCTGGCAGTTCATTTTCGTCTTAGTCACGGGGTACTTCACGATACCTGGAGACCTTCTCTCTAATATAACCTCCAGATATACAGCAGAGGGCAAGCCAGTGGGAGGGATTCTCTTCATTGACATGATAACAGCCGTGATTAGCTCGGTGATTTACGTCGCACTTGTACCCTATTTCGTTAGCATTTCTCATTATGATGAGCCGATCTACTTCTATCTAGGGGTTCTCCTAATATTCACGATCTTCTTTATGAAGGCCTCAAATGCCATTTCACTGGGAAGAGGTCCTAGGGTTAACGCTATAGCAGCTCTGACCTTCCAGTTAATCAGACTCGGGGTGGCTGTTTATGGGTTATTGATCCTAAGACTCTCCATAGAGGCTGTAATTCTGGCCTACATGTTAGGATATATTGCACAGATAGGAATAAACATGTTCTTTGTAAAGGCAAACTTTAGGAGGGACCTTCACGTAGCGTTTATGGCCCTGAGGAAATCGGTGGTTTTCATGATCCCATATATTCAGTATATTCTAGAGGCAACCCTGACCTGGGTTGCAGTCTTTCTTGTAAGGAATACGGTCCCTGTCTCATATTTCGAATCAGCCCTGATAATCTCTAACCTGGTTATCTGGTCGACTGGAGCCTTTAGTGGTCTCATCCCTAAACTTAGCGAGACAAAGGATCCCTCAGTTATTGAGACGTCACTTAAGCTATTTTCTCTTGCGAGTTCGCTGTTTCTCCTGCTAGCCTTAGCGGATGGACTTCCTCTCCTTTACTTGCTGAGACCTGAGTACGTAGCTGCATATATTTCCTTGATTATACTTTCGATCTCTAACTTGTTAAGAGGATTCTTCCAGATTTTTTACACAAGCGTTTACATGAACGACCAGACCCTTAGCGTTGAATCCAGGGAGGAGCTAAAGGGACACCTAGCTAGGCTCGCTAAGAGGAATTCCATTCTTTCTGTGATAGGTACTGGGATAGCAATTGGGTTGATGGGGTTTCTCTACTTATCGCATGTTACAGATCCTGCCATATACTCAGCCTCAATGAGTTTAGGCCTCTTGATTAACTCAGTGGCAATCCTGGTCTCGGCATTTCAGAGTTCAAAGGAACTGTACAACTTCCATTTTCCTATTCCGGAGGTGAGCGTGCCTGTTGCATCTTCCCTGGTGATAGGTTTGTTTTTGATGTTTTATCCAATCCTTCCTATTCACGGATCTAGGTTTATTCAGGATATATACATTATGGCTGAAAGGGCGGGGTTGGCCCTGATTCCCTTCATAGTTGTAAATCTAGCTTTAAACAAGTACTCGAGACAAATTGTAAGTGGAGCTATAGGCGTTATAAAGCCTGTTCTCTCATCAACTAGAAATAGATAG
- a CDS encoding class I fructose-bisphosphate aldolase yields MSGLDIRLKKLFHRGKAFVVALDHGLVMGPLRGIENAMSVVKKMGNYPDALQMTPAMLRTVEENFYSRSSPMLIARLDTANVWRDARKYDQGYYSMVYEVKEAVRAGADAVVTYLVVGYGDDRIEGYNLEQLSRARREAQDYGLPFIIEPLFVRKEITDSIKETNAVKYVSRLASEIGPDLLKVDYTGDKNGFASVVEASFAPILIRGGPKTSNDLEFLKMLRDALDSGASGITVGRNLWQSQNPDLMAQAVSKLVHEGVSPEEAVKILQK; encoded by the coding sequence ATGAGCGGACTCGACATTAGGTTGAAAAAACTATTTCACAGGGGTAAGGCCTTTGTTGTGGCCTTGGACCACGGACTAGTAATGGGTCCCCTTAGAGGGATAGAAAACGCGATGAGCGTGGTAAAGAAGATGGGCAATTATCCGGATGCCTTGCAGATGACCCCAGCCATGCTAAGAACGGTAGAGGAGAACTTCTACTCCAGGTCATCTCCAATGTTAATTGCTAGGCTTGATACTGCAAACGTTTGGAGAGACGCTAGAAAGTACGATCAAGGATACTACTCCATGGTCTATGAGGTCAAGGAAGCCGTAAGGGCAGGAGCAGACGCCGTGGTCACGTACCTAGTGGTGGGCTACGGAGATGACAGGATAGAGGGATACAACCTGGAACAACTCTCCAGGGCTAGAAGAGAAGCTCAAGATTACGGGCTACCCTTCATTATAGAGCCACTCTTCGTGAGAAAGGAGATAACGGACTCTATTAAGGAGACCAACGCTGTAAAATACGTTTCCAGGCTGGCCTCGGAAATAGGTCCAGATCTGTTAAAGGTAGACTACACGGGAGATAAGAACGGATTTGCTTCCGTGGTCGAGGCGTCCTTTGCTCCCATTCTCATAAGGGGCGGACCAAAAACCTCAAACGACCTCGAATTCTTGAAGATGCTGAGAGATGCTCTAGACTCAGGCGCCTCTGGGATTACTGTGGGGAGGAATCTATGGCAATCGCAGAATCCAGATCTTATGGCACAGGCTGTTTCCAAACTAGTTCACGAAGGAGTATCTCCTGAGGAGGCTGTAAAGATATTGCAAAAATGA
- a CDS encoding nucleotide-binding protein has protein sequence MRVSILSSKGGVGKSTVTISLSKALAMMGFSVLLIDRDLVGYASYVAGIKGPGLIASVSDGVDSTVYKEIALGDGSVTVLKYFGDGPRYKIDIDKFHKDRKLGEKGWEIYRKVLTTKKFSFVLVDNAQLVRPEDDIVKHELEKFIEIYPGFPIWQLFVSDSLARTIEDNVSYAESIGSVRDGTVLGFIINMIRPGEVEKFRGVLDNVLKRVKAKFGVLLPFSEDIFQFTGTFEEFPVLQEIKDLASKVVELKTMASRS, from the coding sequence GTGAGAGTATCTATACTAAGTTCTAAGGGAGGAGTCGGAAAGTCAACAGTTACCATTTCACTGTCGAAGGCCCTTGCCATGATGGGTTTCTCTGTTCTTTTGATTGATAGGGATCTTGTGGGATATGCATCATACGTCGCAGGTATTAAGGGCCCTGGATTAATAGCAAGTGTGTCTGACGGTGTTGACTCCACGGTGTACAAGGAAATAGCCCTAGGGGACGGCTCCGTTACCGTACTGAAATATTTTGGGGACGGTCCACGTTATAAGATTGACATTGATAAGTTTCACAAGGATAGGAAACTAGGAGAAAAGGGATGGGAGATATACAGGAAAGTCCTTACCACGAAGAAGTTCTCCTTTGTGTTGGTGGATAACGCACAATTGGTAAGACCTGAAGATGATATTGTGAAACATGAATTGGAGAAATTCATAGAGATCTATCCAGGATTTCCCATTTGGCAGTTGTTTGTGTCGGACTCTTTGGCTAGAACTATAGAGGACAACGTAAGTTATGCAGAGTCGATAGGTTCTGTTAGAGATGGTACAGTTTTAGGTTTCATCATAAACATGATACGTCCTGGAGAGGTAGAGAAGTTCAGAGGCGTACTAGATAACGTGTTAAAGAGAGTTAAAGCCAAGTTTGGAGTCTTGTTACCCTTCTCAGAAGATATCTTCCAATTCACTGGAACTTTTGAGGAATTTCCAGTCCTTCAAGAGATAAAGGACCTCGCCTCAAAGGTGGTGGAGCTCAAAACTATGGCTAGTAGGAGTTGA
- a CDS encoding U6 snRNA-associated Sm-like protein LSm6, whose product MQAKVENPLKSLRMATNKIVLVKLKDGSEYIGKMEQSDGTMNLVLRDCTEMREGTADPIAKYGRVLIRGSNILFISVDYENIINTGK is encoded by the coding sequence TTGCAGGCAAAGGTAGAGAATCCTTTGAAAAGCCTAAGGATGGCTACAAACAAGATTGTCCTTGTTAAGCTGAAGGACGGTTCTGAGTATATAGGTAAAATGGAACAATCAGATGGGACTATGAACCTGGTTCTAAGGGACTGCACAGAAATGAGGGAAGGTACTGCGGACCCCATAGCGAAGTATGGCAGAGTCTTAATACGTGGTAGTAATATTCTATTTATCAGTGTGGATTACGAGAACATCATTAACACGGGCAAGTAA